The Larimichthys crocea isolate SSNF chromosome XXI, L_crocea_2.0, whole genome shotgun sequence genomic sequence TAATATTCTGCAATATCATACTGCAAATCCTTGTGTAGCAATAAAAATCCTTGTGTCGCTGTAAAAAATTgtcttaaatatgaatatagTACTGAGTTTCTGCTCTTTAGGAAACGACAGTCTGTTGTGAGGTGAAGGGAACAGGATCTCTCCCCCTTCACTACAACTCCATGTCCTGAGCCTCGTCCTCCGAAAAGTCTGACATGGAGCTCTCAGAAGAGGAGtcgccccctccctcctcctgctcctttaGAGCCTCCTCTGTGGCGTACCTTTGGATGTActctgaaaaatacaaacaaggaGGGAGCACATTCACGCATTAACAGATAATTTCAGGTCTCGCATGTTCAACTGTCAAATCACACGGTCTTCATCAACAGGAACCGACAAGTCCCTGAGGTGCACACGCTTTACCAGTTGAGCTACCTGGGGGGCACTACATGTTTCTTTTATGTCAACAACACATACACCATTTCAGATTTACACTGGTCTAGATGCTACCTTTGATCTTGTGTTTATAGTCCTCCGGCCGGTGCAGGTACATGGCTGCTGCGTCCCCGTTCAGAGGGTCGATGGGGTTGGGGTAGGCGAGCAGTTGAGGGAGGAACGACTCAAAGATGTTGGTGAGGTCTGGtgaatgtggggagaaagaTTAGTCAGTACAGAGAACAACAAAACTACAGACACACATCAGAAAGCTGGGTGAACTTCGACTCTGAGTCGCTCCATCATGTGTGTAGCTACAACATTTATCCACTAGAGGTCTCTGTTTTAAGATGTTCACTTCAGACAGTCCTGTGGCTGCATTGTATTGTCGTCTGGTCAGGTGTAATCAACCTCAGTACTTTAAAGTGTGAATTAAACTGCactgaaaaattaaaaacagattaacatCTAATATGCGTCTACACAGGAGTGTAGGTCACCAAAGCTTAGGAGTGCTCAGAGCCCAACACACTATTGCACTAGTTATGCACATAAAAcgaaataaataataatagtaatgaaaaataatcttaaataataaaaaaatgtgtaaaaacacaagCTGGGAGGTGACCTGTGTCAACAGATGGATCAATCATCAACACAATATTTcttagaaaaagagagacatgtTGATTGTGCACCTTTGTCAGAAGATAGCAGTACatgtcactttatttatttttacaaaatactTTGGAAGTTATACAATTTTCAGAAAAAGCTCAGGGCTGCAAACATCTatcttttgttctgtgtttttcaggcaCTCTGGAAGTTTTAAAATCATGGCTCTGTCAACTCTTCTCATCTGTCAGCCTAAAACAACTTTCAGACACATAATTGAACAAGTGCTGAAGATTTTAACAAGGGATAAACTCACTTTATTCAATATTATGATTAACAAAATACTAATGCTACTTCAGTCATGGTTCAGACAAGTTTGCTGACTGTATTCTTCCACCTGTTTAACTGTTAGTCATCACAGCGTTTTTTTAAGTACTGACGTACTGTTCAGATTAACATCACAACTTGATCAAGTGAAGAATGAGTAAATACATCTGTTGCACACAAGCATACAACCTAAATCTGTACATtatgcaaaaaagaaataacgCGAGAACCATCCAGGTTAGAGAGTTCACCACAATCTCTCAGCCTCAGGACCTTCTTATCTATCAGTGCTCAATGCATGACCTCAATACAAGCAGCAGTTATCATTAAAGTGTAAGCTGATTAAACCGAGATGCTCCTCCTGAAGCTGCACTGCAGAGGTACGAGATgatcactctgtgtgtgtttcatattgACTATTACTGTCAGTCAGTGTCATGTGTCATACACAATGACAGCTGTGGCTGTGACCTACCGTAGAGAGCCGTCCATGTCTGGTTAATGACATCTAAACACACCGTTCCTGacctgaaaaaagacaaaaacactgttaGATCATTTTGACTCTACAGTAACGTGGagtcaggtgaatggtgtctctctGATCCCCAAtctgcaccacacacacctgcctgTTCTcgcattatgtaactttgtgttctGGGTACAATCACCCAGTTCTcgcattatgtaactttgtgttctGGGTACAATCACCCAGGAGAggtacgtaacgctttacggcactaagtcacacaccaccaacttttttataatgtcatatttcatgcagaaaatgtttcctgctcTCCCTCTGATGTCATTTAACTGCTCCACCTCAAACTCTCTCTGTGacttacagagtttcctgatggacagtaaactgctgcgatctgtggctgctgttagctaatgtgagCTAAGTTTGTTAACCAGGCTGcactggactgtgagctcattTAGGACCTTCAGAAAAGTGTACATGGGGGGATATGCAGTCAGGGAGAGACACcagaatatgtaaatatgaccGAAGCCTGACGAGCTGAGGCAGAGCATGGCACAGCTAAAGAGACCAAAGgggacgctgacggaggaagctatcaagagaaaagagagtgatCAAGCAAGacgctggacaagagtaaatctggctGACTGACTTTTCTTCGTGAAATTAAAGGCcgaaagacagacaccgagctggaCATCTCAGTGTTGGAGTAGTAAGTAACATTAGCTTGCTGCTATgtattgtgttgttgcacttgcctGATGTTTGGGTGACTTGCTATTTTTTGATCAAAAGGAATAtaatcacaacaaaaacatgtgtactgctgtccatatttacaataGTGGTTCTGCATCCTTAAACTGGGGCTGCTAAATTGCTTCAATTAAGAATCAAAAATGGTAGTGGTTACTTACGCTTCGTCGATGTTGGGATGAAAGATTTTATTCATGaatcctgttaaaaaaaacaaaaaaagaagcattgtAGAGTAAGatttattaatcatttcaaGGCTTCACCAAAACACCTGCAGAAATATTTCATACCTATTGATGGTGATTTGAAGGGATATTTATCTGGTAGGTCCACTCGCACCTTCCACACACCTCCTTCATATGCCGCTGGAAGGAAAAGATGGACCAGTTGATTGAAACACATTCCCAAAGCAAAACAGAGTTACACAAAACAAGTACTGTCCAGTATGTTTTCACTTTTGGGGGGTTACATTTACAGTGACACTGGTGAAATGCTGGTCAATGAGAGGgagaataaatgtgaaaatctgtCTCTTACTTCCAGGCGGTCCATGGAACTTGACCACAAACTCATTGAGTCCACTGAGGATGGTGACCTCGTGCTTGCTCTCAATGCTGACGGCTGGTTAAGGAAAAGGCAACACAAAGAACACGAGCAACAGAAGAGGCAGGGAATGGAAACAATATCACACACGCTGGTGAGTGTGACAAAAATGATGCTGTTGTGGCTAAACTCTCTGTGTCTGGGCAGAGGTCAAACATGGGATCAATAACACGAGCCACGGCCAGAGgtcaaaactgaacaaaacaaactctcaCTCAGCACAGCATAACATGAAGGACATCAAACATGAAGATTAACAGAAAAGTGAGAAAACTTAATGATCACAACAGCATGAAAATGCTTTGTCCGATGAGTTATAACCACAGATTATTATTACCTATAAACAGCACAGATATCAGTAGAGGCACTACCAACAATCAAACTGCCTTGAACCAGCTTGGCTATGAGGGAGACTGACAGGAACTTTCATCTGTTTTGCAGGTAACAACAGCCTGAGAGAAATGCAAGATGACTCTGTTGGGGGAGGATGTGTCataatcacagtgtgtgtggtgacagcAGTAAGGTTTGAGCGTATTCATTTAACGGCTGTGCGAGTTTGACACAATGACAGacggagaagaaaaaacacccacaaaaacCTCACAAGGGACTGTCACACCCTGTTTCATCATCCTGTCATAAATCATCCTATCATCTCCGGCCCAACGATCTAACCAAGGTAACATAAAGATGCTAATTTAGCCAAACTGCTGAAGTACAAAAAATAGCGCTTGATTACATAACAGTCAAATACAGCAAAGGAACtgtaaaaagctgtaaaaagcTCAGTCACTGTATAGAAAAAAGGTTTGCAACCCACTGACCAAGAAGACACAGCAGCTCTAAATGTGATTTGAGGTGATGGATCCTATAAATACAACTGGTTATAGACTGGTGCAGTAAAAATGTGCGTCTCTCTTATGTCTTTTCCCAGCAGTAGTCCATAGGAACACAAGCATATGTTCCCTCAGGAGTAATGTAGCTACACAAGGGGaaagtttattttgacaaaaaattATGCCATACAATTTATCAGCAATCTCTTCTGATACAAGTAATAATGTATTGCAATTAAACTAGACATTTAAAGGATAATCTGCTGAGCTGCAGAAGAGCAAATGTCACACGTTAAACACGTGTTGGACATACacagatgtttgtgtctgttggtAGGAACATTAAAATAAGGTGGAGTGACAGTGGTGGCAGCGGGCCAGAATCAACTATGCTCTAAAGCCGCAGAATGAAACTATGTATGGCATCTCCAGTTAAAACCGCAACAACTAATGGATCCCAACAAGTTTCTCACTGTCTGTTCGGAGAGAAACAAGtgtcaacaaaagaaaactatagcaataataataaaaacaataagctttttttgtttgtgttttgttcagacATGACTAAATGTGTAACATATCTAAATCAgttgtagtttgtctgttctaggctacCGTccaaaaatggtggttcaacatggcgggcTCCACAGACgaggacccactctcactgtagatacaAAGGGCTAAGtttaagataacaaaaacataacgattcttatttaatgtagatgattatacactaatgaaaacatactaatacaTAGTGTAGCCCATTCCTGCTAAAAGATACTCCTGAATCTTACActaaagttgtgcataattaaccaCGTgtccactttgattgacaggtagatgtCATTACagttggcttgtttgagcacccaggcttcattcagcccgcctcaggtctgccaaGGATTtgcgtctttgctgatttttagattagccaggaggcagcaaAAGGCAGGACTCCAACATAGTGGCACAAATTTGGAGTTTCAAAAACGGCACTTCAGAAACCTTTAGATGACGTCACGCACACAGCATCCATTCCCTATACTCTCAGTGGTGATTagaaactaatgaaaacatagttatgcatattatattaaatattctaTAATTAgagtctgacacactggacctttaacatatttaattacGCAGGACTAACTTATTTTGAATAACTGTTTGGTGATcttataaaatctaaaaatctttaaatgacttgttttgtctgagcaaaaaagaaaaaagaaaatagcagctaatcaataaatcaacacTGTTGTCGCTTCAGTagagtttgtctgtttgctctGCAGACACTGGCTCTGTAGGTGGAAACATG encodes the following:
- the LOC104940441 gene encoding ubiquitin-conjugating enzyme E2 H, which encodes MSSPSPGKRRMDTDVVKLIESKHEVTILSGLNEFVVKFHGPPGTAYEGGVWKVRVDLPDKYPFKSPSIGFMNKIFHPNIDEASGTVCLDVINQTWTALYDLTNIFESFLPQLLAYPNPIDPLNGDAAAMYLHRPEDYKHKIKEYIQRYATEEALKEQEEGGGDSSSESSMSDFSEDEAQDMEL